The genomic DNA CTTATAAGTCGATTTATATCATCAACGCAGTTTATTTactgggggaaaaaaaagaaaaagaagattgATCGATCCCTGGGAACTTTCAATTGTCAATGCAGAAAACATGCATATACGCGGATATATATAGAGACGACACTGATTCTGGTAACTTGTCATATATTAGacacattaatatatatgtaaaatagCTAATTAGACATGCTGACGCAGGCTTGTATTAAGCCCTAGCACAGATCTTCATCCTAAACCCAAAACGTTGCCATAAACAAAAACGTTCATGCAGCACGTTAACGTTGAAGGTACGTGCAAATTagttcataattaattaattaataagctGCGCCTCACGTAAAGTTGAAACAGCTATTACAAACTTCTGGTGTCTCTTCCACcaaattaatttatcaaactgTATATGGTCATCAGTTTCAGCTGTCATGAagaaaagcatatatatatatatatatatcataactGAAGTGGCCTCCGGTGGCATGCTCATCGATCTTCAACTCCCCCTGAAAGACCAAAACATTTAACGCATAAGCGTGTGAATTTGTGTTTGTGTGAATGGTGaatctatattatataatctTTCAAGAGgacttaaaagggtattcagTTCATGATGTATGAGATATTGCAAATTTGCACTTACACATTCTTAGACGAGTTGGAGAGCAGTCTGGTCCGTTCGAGAGTACTGCTGGTGATTACTCAGCTCCAAGAGATTTACCGGAAGGAAGTTGCGGTCATATGACTGTGTCTGGATCGAGTCATATGTTGGCCCTTCAGCCGGCATCAGATTCGGAGGTTGTTGCTGTTGGGCTGCAGCTGCTCTGTCAGCTTCCGCTATCTGCACGaggataaatatattatgacaATAATTGTATAATAATCACTTAAATGAGTCAATTCAAATCCCTTtcgatacatatatatatatatatatgcgaaCTAAACCGTGTGAATTAAACTGTGTGTATGTTTATTATCTATCTGTTCTATATATGCTCTTATTAAATCATGAGATTCGCGGTCAGATTCTCGTAAGCGGATGATAGaaatgaaagagagagagaccttgGCCCTAAGATACATGTTGTCATTTTGCAGCTCAATTTCCTGCACAATATAATTCAGACAATCAATATAGGGAATCAAATATTGGATCCATTAGAGCACCGAACCGAATTTTCGAAACGTATGTGCTGTACAAAAGTATGAATGGAACGGAATCACCATAGTATGAAAACGATCCAACTGTTCATATACTTGATTACTCTATTCCATTGCTTTTACATTCTATCGTGCCAAAAATGACATTAATTTAGATCCTGATAGATCCCAGCAAATAATCAAACATGCAAGGGGACCATATATAGAGATGCTTACCCTCTTCTGCATGTACTCAATTTCTGCAAATAGCATCTCACACTGTATCATATATGAGAGTAGAAAAGTTAATCGATACATGTATGGGATCCAAGAAATCAAATCGATGAAACCATAAATCAAGGGTATATATAAACGAACTCTGATTCTCAATTCAATCACCGATGTTCCAATGGGAATAATATATGTACCTTTTTCGATCTAACTCTGCCAATTGCCTTTTCCAATCTCCCCTCCAAGTTCTTGAGCTCCTTGAAGCTCAAAGAGCCAATAGCTTCGCCCAGAATGTGCCTACATACATACAGGAAGCAaacttaatttcttttttcagccaaaaaagaaaaaaaaaagaaactatatatCATTTCAGCATCAACGTGAATCCATTTCAAGGGTAATTGATGGATATACCTATTAGAGTTCTGAATCTCTCGTATCTGTCGACGCAGTTTGGATGCTTCTTGCTGGTAATACTGAGTTCGATTGGATGAATTGTACATTATCAgcgataaaatttaattagtaaATGAGGGTTGGAAATAGTATAGTTTTAGCTGACTATAGATACTAGCAATAGATCATTGAATCAACTTAACTGGAGTCACATTGTATTCTCACCATAATCCTGAGACAAAATTAATTAGGGACTAATACCTACCTGAGTGTTGGTTTCGGTAACGGATGCTGTAGTCGATGAATCAGTGCAAGTCTTCTTGTACCTCTCGATCGTTCCTCTAACACTGAGCACAATGAATGTAATTCGTTCATCAATAacgaaaaagaaatgaaaaaacatTATTATGAACTCACTTGGCCAATCATAATACCGCATAAATAGTACTATATGTCAATAATTAGATAATCCAGCCATAATATAAAATCTCGAGCCACAAGATTAATGACATATTTATGTTGTAAAAAGTGAGGGATCATCAAATCATACGAAAGAATTATaagatattgaaatatatatgtacgtacaTGATTTCTTGAGACTAATTGACGAATAACGTGAGACGTATGTGTGCGAGGTAACAAACCACACTAGTTGagaaacaacaaaaatacacctCTTCCAATTAAACCATTTGCAACGTACgcttattagttattatattAGAGTAAAAACAGGATATATGTAATGTTGATTGCATATATGAATAGGATGATCACTTCACACAaacacacaaatatatatatacacatagaTTTGTCAAATCGAgaagataataatataatagttTGTCTTTGCTTCCAGAGTGCTTTCTCTCAGTCTCTGCGTGACTGACTGAAAGAACAGCTAGCAATGCAAAAGCACAGCACAGGCAGACAAACCAACATTTGCGATGTAATGCAACCTTATTTTCGTCGAGGGTCAAGTAAAAGATGCTACGATATGATTGGCCGATCAGACACTGGCCCAACCGATGTGTGACAGGTGTGAACCGTGGGGTTGTTCGATGGTTAATGACCGTTAAATAAAACATAGTTCCCGTCGTGTTTCATTTACCAATAAATAGATTTTTAAAAGACttattaattacaaaatataaatgaaatgaaaaataacaggatttttttttgggggttttgttatgttctttctttctatgtCTGCGTGGGTTTCAGACTTTCAGAGAGAGAAGGGATTGAGGGGAGCAGCGAAATTATAGCATGCTATCCTAACAGCGGCAGATTGCTAGCCAGAGAAACTGAGCCTTTCATCAGTCTTCATTCATTCAGgctaatatatacatataaatataaataaataaataaatgtacatatataaacaaagaaagagaaaaagaagagggcaGAGTCTTCCTTGGTTCGTaccattttgtttttgttccTCTTTCCCTTCTAGTCACTCTTGTCAAACTCATCAACACAAAACTACTTTTGATATTTCACTCtcatatattctttttccttttgaattatattttgttttattacaTAC from Punica granatum isolate Tunisia-2019 chromosome 2, ASM765513v2, whole genome shotgun sequence includes the following:
- the LOC116194004 gene encoding agamous-like MADS-box protein MADS1; the protein is MRFLLALFFCLPFSATQRSPTPTTSIPSLFLCHSSKLLYHKTLNTKGSLFGFSIPSHPAAVNLYINIHKPSRVPRHLVFHPSSPSAAATEFPSESPDFASSQRKSGRGKIEIKRIENTTNRQVTFCKRRNGLLKKAYELSVLCDAEVALIVFSSRGRLYEYANNSVRGTIERYKKTCTDSSTTASVTETNTQYYQQEASKLRRQIREIQNSNRHILGEAIGSLSFKELKNLEGRLEKAIGRVRSKKCEMLFAEIEYMQKREIELQNDNMYLRAKIAEADRAAAAQQQQPPNLMPAEGPTYDSIQTQSYDRNFLPVNLLELSNHQQYSRTDQTALQLV